In the Brienomyrus brachyistius isolate T26 chromosome 20, BBRACH_0.4, whole genome shotgun sequence genome, one interval contains:
- the si:dkey-246e1.3 gene encoding uncharacterized protein si:dkey-246e1.3, with protein sequence MTGNSSSAAPAVNRTAVLPVSDAIHEFRMFNITVTSLALCLLTFTGIFCSISYHRRVRQRRQAREYESAVGSHGPRGEPGSLGARRRRGLISRLRRSGVSQHDVGIYFIYSNPIPMEDGDSDLATAEGAQSGLQGALARPDRIKDGSDGIILDPSVFYMQL encoded by the exons ATGACGGGAAACAGCAGCAGCGCCGCTCCGGCTGTCAACAGGACCGCCGTCCTGCCCGTGAGCGACGCCATCCACG AGTTCAGAATGTTCAACATCACGGTGACGTCTTTGGCTCTGTGCCTGCTCACCTTCACCGGCATATTCTGCAGCATCTCCTACCACAGACGTGTTCG GCAGCGGAGGCAGGCCAGGGAGTACGAGAGCGCGGTCGGCAGCCACGGGCCGCGGGGCGAGCCCGGTTCCCTGGGTGCGAGGAGACGGAGGGGGCTGATCTCCCGGCTACGAAGGTCAGGCGTGTCCCAGCACGACGTGGGGATCTACTTCATATACAGTAATCCCATCCCCATGGAGGACGGGGACAGCGACCTCGCCACGGCGGAGGGAGCGCAAAGCGGGCTACAGGGGGCGCTGGCGCGCCCAGACCGCATCAAGGACGGCAGTGATGGGATTATCCTGGATCCATCTGTGTTTTACATGCAGCTGTGA
- the xpnpep1 gene encoding xaa-Pro aminopeptidase 1 isoform X1, which yields MKQDGSAMSPKITAELLRHLRQAMKSSRYVSEPLQAYIIPSGDAHQSEYIAPCDCRREFICGFNGSAGTAIVTEKHAAMWTDGRYFLQASQQMDGNWTLMKMGLKETPTQEDWLISVLPDNSRVGVDPWIIAADQWKAMSKALSVAGHSLVGVQENLIDAIWQDRPTRPSNALITLGLAFTGMTWQEKIVALRAKMSERKISWFIVTALDEIAWLFNLRGSDIEYNPVFFAYAIVGMQTIRLCIDGKRATDPAVREHLQLDAPGEPDLRVQMVSYGLVEAELRGVCADLGPKDRVWISDKASCALTEIIPKAHRIPIPYTPLCLAKAVKNPTEIQGMKTAHIKDAVALCDLFAWLEKEIPKGTVTEISAADKAEELRSQQKDFVGLSFPTISSVGPNGAVIHYRPLPETNRTLTLNEVYLIDSGAQYLDGTTDVTRTVHFGTPSAFEKECFTYVLKGHIAVSAAIFPNGTKGHLLDSFARSALWESGLDYLHGTGHGVGCFLNVHEGPCGISYKTFADEPLEAGMIVSDEPGYYEDGAFGIRIENVVLVVPTKPKYNYRNRGSLTFEPITLVPIQAKMINSEMLTQKERDWLNEYHRQCREIVGAELERQGRKEALDWLIRETQSIK from the exons ATGAAACAAG ACGGCAGCGCGATGTCCCCGAAGATCACCGCCGAGCTGCTTCGGCACCTGAGGCAGGCGATGAAGAGCAGCAGGTACGTCAGCGAGCCGCTGCAGGCCTACATCATACCGTCGGGGGACGCGCACCAG AGTGAGTACATCGCCCCCTGTGACTGCCGACGGGAGTTCATCTGCGGATTCAACGGCTCGGCAG GGACCGCCATCGTGACGGAGAAGCACGCTGCCATGTGGACGGATGGGCGGTACTTCCTGCAGGCGAGCCAGCAGATGGATGGCAACTGGACCCTCATGAAGATGG GTTTGAAGGAGACACCGACTCAGGAGGACTGGCTGATCAGCGTGCTTCCTGACAACTCCAGAGTGGGCGTAGATCCTTGGATCATCGCGGCAG ACCAATGGAAAGCCATGTCCAAGGCCCTGAGCGTTGCTGGCCACTCGCTGGTCGGCGTGCAGGAAAACCTCATCGACGCCATTTGGCAGGATCGCCCCACAAGGCCCAGTAACGCTCTGATCACGCTGGGGTTGGCGTTCACTG GCATGACCTGGCAGGAGAAGATCGTGGCTTTAAGGGCAAAGATGTCGGAGCGAAAGATTTCCTGGTTTATCGTCACGGCTCTGGATGAAATCGCTT GGCTTTTCAACCTGCGAGGTTCGGACATAGAGTACAACCCTGTCTTCTTCGCCTACGCCATCGTTGGGATGCAGACGATAAG GCTATGCATTGACGGCAAGCGTGCCACCGACCCCGCTGTGAGGGAGCACCTGCAGCTGGACGCCCCTGGCGAACCGGACCTCAGGGTCCAGATGGTGTCGTACGGGTTGGTGGAGGCGGAGCTGCGTGGCGTGTGCGCAGACCTCGGGCCCAAGGACCGCGTGTGGATCAGCGACAAGGCCAGCTGTGCGCTCACGGAGATCATCCCCAAG GCCCACAGGATCCCCATTCCTTACACTCCTCTCTGCCTCGCCAAAGCGGTGAAGAACCCCACTGAGATCCAGGGAATGAAGACGGCACAC ATCAAAGACGCAGTGGCTTTGTGCGACCTCTTCGCTTGGCTTGAAAAAGAG atCCCCAAAGGCACGGTGACTGAGATCTCAGCTGCTGACAAAGCAGAGGAGCTGCGTAG CCAGCAGAAGGACTTTGTTGGCCTGAGTTTTCCAACCATTTCCAGCGTGGGTCCGAATGGAGCTGTGATACATTACAG ACCTCTGCCGGAGACAAACCGGACGCTGACCCTGAACGAAGTCTACCTGATAGACTCGGGGGCCCAGTACCT CGACGGGACGACGGACGTGACCCGTACAGTGCATTTCGGAACGCCCTCTGCTTTCGAAAAG GAGTGCTTCACCTACGTTCTGAAGGGCCACATAGCCGTGAGTGCGGCCATCTTCCCAAACGGAACCAAAG GCCACCTGCTGGACTCCTTCGCCCGCTCGGCATTGTGGGAGTCCGGGCTTGACTACCTTCACGGGACGGGACACGGGGTCGGCTGCTTCCTCAATGTCCATGAGGGGCCCTGTGGGATCAGCTACAAGACGTTCGCAGATGAGCCCCTGGAAGCCGGCATGATCGTCAGTGATG AACCTGGATATTATGAAGATGGAGCTTTTGGGATTCGAATCGAGAACGTTGTCTTGGTGGTTCCTACTAAACCCAAG TACAATTACAGGAATCGTGGCAGTTTGACCTTTGAGCCTATCACGCTCGTCCCGATTCAGGCGAAGATGATCAACAGTGAAATGCTAACGCAGAAGGAG CGCGATTGGTTGAACGAGTACCACAGGCAGTGCCGAGAGATTGTCGGAGCCGAACTGGAGCGGCAGGGTCGCAAGGAAGCCCTCGATTGGCTGATCAGAGAAACTCAGTCAATCAAGTAA
- the xpnpep1 gene encoding xaa-Pro aminopeptidase 1 isoform X2, translating into MSPKITAELLRHLRQAMKSSRYVSEPLQAYIIPSGDAHQSEYIAPCDCRREFICGFNGSAGTAIVTEKHAAMWTDGRYFLQASQQMDGNWTLMKMGLKETPTQEDWLISVLPDNSRVGVDPWIIAADQWKAMSKALSVAGHSLVGVQENLIDAIWQDRPTRPSNALITLGLAFTGMTWQEKIVALRAKMSERKISWFIVTALDEIAWLFNLRGSDIEYNPVFFAYAIVGMQTIRLCIDGKRATDPAVREHLQLDAPGEPDLRVQMVSYGLVEAELRGVCADLGPKDRVWISDKASCALTEIIPKAHRIPIPYTPLCLAKAVKNPTEIQGMKTAHIKDAVALCDLFAWLEKEIPKGTVTEISAADKAEELRSQQKDFVGLSFPTISSVGPNGAVIHYRPLPETNRTLTLNEVYLIDSGAQYLDGTTDVTRTVHFGTPSAFEKECFTYVLKGHIAVSAAIFPNGTKGHLLDSFARSALWESGLDYLHGTGHGVGCFLNVHEGPCGISYKTFADEPLEAGMIVSDEPGYYEDGAFGIRIENVVLVVPTKPKYNYRNRGSLTFEPITLVPIQAKMINSEMLTQKERDWLNEYHRQCREIVGAELERQGRKEALDWLIRETQSIK; encoded by the exons ATGTCCCCGAAGATCACCGCCGAGCTGCTTCGGCACCTGAGGCAGGCGATGAAGAGCAGCAGGTACGTCAGCGAGCCGCTGCAGGCCTACATCATACCGTCGGGGGACGCGCACCAG AGTGAGTACATCGCCCCCTGTGACTGCCGACGGGAGTTCATCTGCGGATTCAACGGCTCGGCAG GGACCGCCATCGTGACGGAGAAGCACGCTGCCATGTGGACGGATGGGCGGTACTTCCTGCAGGCGAGCCAGCAGATGGATGGCAACTGGACCCTCATGAAGATGG GTTTGAAGGAGACACCGACTCAGGAGGACTGGCTGATCAGCGTGCTTCCTGACAACTCCAGAGTGGGCGTAGATCCTTGGATCATCGCGGCAG ACCAATGGAAAGCCATGTCCAAGGCCCTGAGCGTTGCTGGCCACTCGCTGGTCGGCGTGCAGGAAAACCTCATCGACGCCATTTGGCAGGATCGCCCCACAAGGCCCAGTAACGCTCTGATCACGCTGGGGTTGGCGTTCACTG GCATGACCTGGCAGGAGAAGATCGTGGCTTTAAGGGCAAAGATGTCGGAGCGAAAGATTTCCTGGTTTATCGTCACGGCTCTGGATGAAATCGCTT GGCTTTTCAACCTGCGAGGTTCGGACATAGAGTACAACCCTGTCTTCTTCGCCTACGCCATCGTTGGGATGCAGACGATAAG GCTATGCATTGACGGCAAGCGTGCCACCGACCCCGCTGTGAGGGAGCACCTGCAGCTGGACGCCCCTGGCGAACCGGACCTCAGGGTCCAGATGGTGTCGTACGGGTTGGTGGAGGCGGAGCTGCGTGGCGTGTGCGCAGACCTCGGGCCCAAGGACCGCGTGTGGATCAGCGACAAGGCCAGCTGTGCGCTCACGGAGATCATCCCCAAG GCCCACAGGATCCCCATTCCTTACACTCCTCTCTGCCTCGCCAAAGCGGTGAAGAACCCCACTGAGATCCAGGGAATGAAGACGGCACAC ATCAAAGACGCAGTGGCTTTGTGCGACCTCTTCGCTTGGCTTGAAAAAGAG atCCCCAAAGGCACGGTGACTGAGATCTCAGCTGCTGACAAAGCAGAGGAGCTGCGTAG CCAGCAGAAGGACTTTGTTGGCCTGAGTTTTCCAACCATTTCCAGCGTGGGTCCGAATGGAGCTGTGATACATTACAG ACCTCTGCCGGAGACAAACCGGACGCTGACCCTGAACGAAGTCTACCTGATAGACTCGGGGGCCCAGTACCT CGACGGGACGACGGACGTGACCCGTACAGTGCATTTCGGAACGCCCTCTGCTTTCGAAAAG GAGTGCTTCACCTACGTTCTGAAGGGCCACATAGCCGTGAGTGCGGCCATCTTCCCAAACGGAACCAAAG GCCACCTGCTGGACTCCTTCGCCCGCTCGGCATTGTGGGAGTCCGGGCTTGACTACCTTCACGGGACGGGACACGGGGTCGGCTGCTTCCTCAATGTCCATGAGGGGCCCTGTGGGATCAGCTACAAGACGTTCGCAGATGAGCCCCTGGAAGCCGGCATGATCGTCAGTGATG AACCTGGATATTATGAAGATGGAGCTTTTGGGATTCGAATCGAGAACGTTGTCTTGGTGGTTCCTACTAAACCCAAG TACAATTACAGGAATCGTGGCAGTTTGACCTTTGAGCCTATCACGCTCGTCCCGATTCAGGCGAAGATGATCAACAGTGAAATGCTAACGCAGAAGGAG CGCGATTGGTTGAACGAGTACCACAGGCAGTGCCGAGAGATTGTCGGAGCCGAACTGGAGCGGCAGGGTCGCAAGGAAGCCCTCGATTGGCTGATCAGAGAAACTCAGTCAATCAAGTAA